Genomic segment of Cervus elaphus chromosome 15, mCerEla1.1, whole genome shotgun sequence:
TATATTTCAGCAAAGCCCTGTGCAAACTCGAGGAAGTGATGATGATAATGAGGATAATAATTGTTTATGGAAGCACCATTTACAATGATTCCTGGTTCCCAAAGCAAATCAATACAGGGTTCACTACTGCAGGTGAATATTTGCTGAAAGAAACATTAAATGCGCCCTTTGAGATTTGTTGGGGAAAGGTGGGAAGCGCGGGATCGGAAAATAAAACGTGCGTACTTCTCAACTGGGTAACTAAAGCAGTCGCTCCAGCCAATGCAGGGCGGCCTTGAGTTAGGTGAGGGCTAGATCTAACGAAAATAAAAAAGACGATAGTAGGAGAAGGGGCTACCAGAAGACCTCGGGTGTATGGAAGCTCACAGTGCGGGGAAGGGAGTGACAGCCACTTTCCCACctttctctgaccagggactccGCAAGCAATTCTGGTTTATTTGATGCTTAGAGTCTTAAATGCCTGCCTTCCAGCTTTCTTGTGCAATTTGGAGAGTTGATTTTAAAGTCCATGGGGCAGAGTAACCTTCCGTGCAGCTCAGAAGTCCATCAGGGTTCTCCAGGGACTTGACGGCAGTCGGGACGTGCTGTGGTGCTGTGCCAAGCCCGCCGCAGAGGAAGGTGCGCCGTTGGCCGACAGATCGCACTGCCTCCACTGAAGCGTTAGGCGGCTCCAAACGCTGGCGGGAGAGGCTTCCCGGGAGAAAGTGCGTTTTCGGGGCAACGGGCTCAGAGTGGATCGTCAACGTTTGAGACCCAGCGGCCAGACGAGAGGAATGTCCTGCAGAGCGTAGCCGTCGGTGCCCATCGCCCCACCGAGTGACGCGCGGGCGTCAGCCTGTTTTTCGCGCACACCCGGTGCGTAGAGACGCACAACCGCTCCTGCTCTCGGGGGAAGGCTCTCTCCTCGGTTTCCCAAGGCCAAAGGCCAAGGCCACGCGGATTCCTGAGACCGCGGACGAGGTGCAAGGACTTTTAGTCCAGGCCCCTTCCTGTCGACGAGACGGTGGGTGGGGAACCTAAATCTCCTCTTCTTGGCTGCGCCTTTGGCATGCTTTAGGGAAAATGCTGGACCCCCAAAGCGTAGGCAAGTGCTGAGTTCACCGCAGATCGGAGGTCGCGTCCAGCCTCCTGGGCTGGCGCTGCTTGGCTCTCCAGCTGCGTGGGGGCGGCGGGCCCCTGCCAAGCCCCTGGGGGGCGGAGAAGAGGCAGCTGCGAGCGCGGATAACCCCGAGGTGACCCGGGCGGGCCCGGcccgccccttccccctcccGCAGGCCAGGCGGCTGGAAGCTGGTCCCCGAGCTGCAGGGGGGAGAGGGAGGCGCGGGCTCCGGGCGCCGCGGCTGTCAGTGCGCTCCGACCCGGGGCGCCGCCGGCTCCGCGTCCCTCGCTCGCCTCCTGCGCTCGTCGGAGCGCTCCGAGTGCCTCTTTAGCAGGAGCCAATATCCTTTTGTGCTAATAGGCTTGTCCTCATTTGCTGCCTAATTGGACTATATAAAGCCAATAACAGGCGGGCTCTTATAGCCCGAAGCCAAAGCGCCAAAATCCGAGGCTAGGCGAGGAGGGGGCGGTGGCGCAGGCGGCTGCGGGGCCCGGGCTCGGGCTGCGCCTTCGCCTGCCTAATCCCATTTGCCATTGTACGCGCCCAATCGCCGTATACTCCCCGCATTTAACTTGGATGACATTTTGATTTCATCATTAGCATCCGGCGCCGGATTGACGCAGCCCCAAGCCGGGGACTGGTCTTGCCGCCTCCTCCCcgggagccgccgccgccgccgagccGCCTCGCTCCCTCTGTGCCGCGGCAGGGCCGCTCCCCGCCCCTCGGCACCCCTCCCCCATGCGAGCCCGCCCCGGCCGGGCCCTCACCCCGCCCTCCTGCCGCTGGATTTGCGCCCGGGGCGGCCCCCGACTTTGCGCCCCGTAGTTGAGTTCCGTTTATGGTCTGATTTCCGGCGCCCGTCCGCTCTCCCAGCCGCCCGCCTGTCCCGCTCCCTCCCTCCCGGGGACTCGGAGGAGAGGGGACCATGCCGGAGCCCGGGCCGGACGCCCCCGGCACCGCTAGCGCGCAGCCCccaccgccgccgcccccgcctcccGCGCCCAAGGAGTCCCCGTTCTCCATCAAGAACCTACTCAACGGAGACCACCATCGGCCGCCCCCTAAGCCGCAGCCGCCCCCACGGACGCTCTTCGCTCCGGCttcagccgccgccgccgcggcagCCGCCGCGGCCGCTGCGGCCAAGGGAGCCTTGGAGGGAGCCGCGGGCTTCGCGCTCTCGCAGGTGGGCGACCTGGCTTTCCCCCGCTTTGAGATCCCGGCGCAGAGGTTTGCCCTGCCCGCGCACTACCTGGAGCGCTCCCCGGCCTGGTGGTACCCCTACACCCTGACCCCCGCCGGCGGCCACCTCCCGCGACCTGAAGGTACCGACCTATCTTTGAACTTTCGTTGTCTTTCCCCACGAGCCTTTCCGCACTGCGTCCCATCGCAGCCCCGGGACCAccaccctcccccgccccatcCTCCCCGACCTGCAACCCACAAACGCGCTTGTTTGGCCAACTTCCTCCGTCCCCTAACTTGGAGCTCCTGCCCGTGCGCTCTGTTGCGCTGCCCGGGAATCCAATCCCACTTGGTGAGGAAAGAAGTGAAGTTGGATCCCGGGCATGGCGCTTCCCGGGAAAAAGGGATCTCGGGCACGAATGGGGAGGTGGCGTCAGGTGGCTGGGACAAGGGGAACTTGGCCTGGATGAAGGGAGTGACCCGGGGGGGGGGGTGCCTAAGCTGGAGGCGAATCTGCCTGCGGGcccctggtgggagaactgaggaaaagaaagaaaccgGCCCTGCCGCCTTGTCGCTCCAGCCTGTCCCCGGGAGAAGGTCGGATGTCGGGGCGCGGCGCCCCTCTTCTGGCCCAGCCGGGAAGGAGGCTCGCGGGAATGGTGAGGCCTCGAGGCCTGGGGCCCGGAAGCCGTTGCGGTGTGAGCCTGCGGCCCCCCAGGCGCCAGGCCTCGCTGAAGGTCGTGtccgtgtgcgtgtgtgtgtctgtgcgttcgtctgtctgtctctccccagCCTCGGAGAAGGCCCTGCTGCGAGACTCCTCCCCCGCCTCGGGTACCGACCGCGACTCCCCCGAGCCGCTGCTGAAGGCCGACCCCGACCACAAGGAGCTGGACTCCAAGAGCCCGGACGAGATCATTCTGGAGGAGAGCGATTCGGAGGAAGGCAAGAAGGAGGGCGAGGCGGCGCCGGGCGCGACCGGGGCGAGCgtgggggcggcggcggcggcggcgacgccCGGCACTGAGGACTGGAAGAAGGGCGCAGAGAGCCCGGAGAAGAAGCCCGCGTGCCGCAAGAAGAAGACGCGCACGGTCTTCTCGCGCAGCCAGGTCTTCCAGCTCGAGTCCACCTTTGACATGAAGCGCTACCTGAGCAGCTCGGAGCGCGCCGGCCTGGCCGCGTCCCTGCACCTCACCGAGACGCAGGTCAAGATCTGGTTCCAGAATCGCCGCAACAAGTGGAAGCGGCAGCTGGCGGCCGAGCTGGAGGCGGCCAACCTGAGCCACGCCGCGGCGCAGCGCATCGTGCGCGTGCCCATCCTCTACCACGAGAACTCGGCCGCCGAGGGCGCAGCGGCCGCGGCCGCGGGGGCCCCGGTGCCGGTCAGCCAGCCGCTGCTCACCTTCCCGCACCCCGTGTACTACTCGCACCCGGTGGTCTCGTCCGTGCCGCTGCTCCGGCCCGTCTGAGGCccgagaggggaggaggagggagcgcCCGGCCCCCTTCCCAAACCCCGGAGGAGACTGGGCCGGGCAGAGGGCGCCGAGACGTCCAGCGGCCTTCGGGAGCCGGGGCTCCGGCGCGCGGCcccggcctcccctcccccagtcggtagcgtttttttttttgtaagtattTGCAATGCATTTTCGTGCAATTCACCCCTAATGGATTTGAGGCGCTTCCCCTCTTACTTTTGGTTTCGGTTTATATTAAGAGAAAGCGAGAGACAACATTTCCAGGTCAAATATTTCGGCTGGAAGCTTTTGTAAAATGTGCGATcctctcacccccccaccccactcccagatTCTCATTGCGCTGTGActttttgggtttatttttataCAAGGAAAGTAAACGCAAAGCCTGAACCCccagtttattcattttctaaagaACTATTTTCAGAAgtcgagggagagagagagagaattcacaTTGTACTTTTATTCTGGATCTCTGGGTGTGGCTGTTCCCCTTTACTCCCAATCAATTATTCCCCAATTTTCAGAATCTGAGCAGCTTCTCATAAGAACCCAGACTCAGGccacttttctctctcctctctccggCAGAGGTCTGTCGCAGTTCACCTCTTCATTGGTCCCTTTTTGTGATGGATGAATTCTCTAAGTGTTTAAAGGGAAAGGACAAGATAGCCCACAATCGGACTTCTGATTTTTGAAACACCTCCACATCTGGCCTGGTGTGAATGATCTTATTTATTAGTAGCCTCTGTTTGGGAAATTTCATTTGTTggtaaattattattaatattcctATTGTTACTTTGTTCCCTGTTTTGAGAGAGtgatttcaatattaaaaaacaaacaaacctattTTTTATCCTCTCCCCCTATCTTTTTGTTCTGCAGTAACTGTTGTACTTTTGACCTGTGCAATATTGTACAAAATTTCCTGAGAGCCCTGCTTCTTCCTCTGCGGAGAGAAGCTGACGTTTTCAATGTCTAATCCCAGTCAATCGTTTATGAGGAGGAAAttaaggagaaaagggggaaggaaggaaacaagGATAGGTAGGGATGCTCAAAGAAGTAAGATAGGCATACTGGAGCGCTTTAAGTGAAGGACAATCAATTTAGGAGAATTTTAACTTATTTGATAAATGTACAGATTTCTTGTAAAGTTCACCCTCAACTCCTCAGGGCTCCTGGCTCTGCCGCccaatctttttcctttctgtcggCTACACCTGTTGTTCCGCGGTAGTTTGTCCCTGCCACCCATCACCCTCCCCCCTGCCCGGATTCAGgccctttttaagaaaaaaggggggggggatcaCAAAATATTGTTACACTTCATGTTGTCGTGAAAtggaattaattaaaaagaaaagcgaAGCATTTCCTGTGGCCAGAGTGTGTAACTTTGGACGGTTTTCCCCAGAGCAGGTGTCTCCAAACTCTTTTCTGCCTCGCTCTCTGGCTGCCTCTGCAGACTGGCCGAGTCCGACCTCGACGTACACCCCTCTAATCGGGGGGCGGCGGAGACAGAGGCGGCTTTGTTCAGAGACCAGAGCTGCGCTCTCCGCCCCCCCCCGGTGCCGTCTGCCTCTTGAAACGCCGGTGCGAGCAAGGGAAGAATGCGAGGCGGAAGGGGTGAGGACCTAGTCTTATCTAGTTCGAGAAATCGAGCGCAGCGATAGCAGCGAGCTGAGACCTCTGGTTATTTCCGATCGCAGGGCAGCCGCCTCGTATTCCGTTCCCAGGCCGCGGGGTCCTTTAGGAGCCGCGAGCTTCTGGGCAGAACATCCCTGGGCACCGTGGGCCCGAGTGGAGTTGGCTCCGGCTTCCTCCGGGatgcgggctggggagggaagaagggggtgAACTTGGAGCTTAGCCGGGGGAGCCAGAGGCCGATCGCGACGTCCTCCTGGGCGCGGCCAGGCCGCGAGAGGGCGACCCTAGGGAGGCGAGCCAGCCCTAGAGACCGCGGCTCGCGACTCCGGTATAGAGAGGCCTCCCCAGGCCTGGAGGCACTGTGGCTCCCGGGGCGGTTCGGATGTGGACACGGCCATGGTCTGTCCAGTGCCGGGGAGCAGAGGCCACCCgactgcggcggcggcggcgaccgAGAGGACTGTCTCCTCGTGGCCAGATCCTTTTCTGTGCACCGCGCCAACGCCTCGCGGGCGCACGCTTTCTTTGGGTCCCCCACCCCGATCTCGGCCGCTACGGGGAAGCGCAGCGCTGGCGGTTCCCGGGCTCTCGCCGGGCCCCGGCCTCTACGCTCCGCGTAGACCGCCTGCCGAACCCCGCGCTCCCGGAGCCGCTCGCGAGCGCGGGTCCTGAGGGCGGAGGCAGGGGCTCGCTCCGGAGCCTCTCGCCTGTGCGGCGCGGCAGCCTGCCTTAGGGCTTGGGGTCCGCACGCCCGGCTCCTGGCTGGGCGCGTTTGAAGCTGGGGAGCCAAGAAGGGGGAGATGAGGAACCCGGAGACGGCGAAGACTCGGGCGAGCACACCAAGGGCGCGGCCGCTGGGGAGCGCCTGCACGCGCCCCCATGCCTTCTCCCAGAGCTTTACAGTTGCTCAAGCCCAGTCCACAGGATTGATTATACTGTGGCTGAAACGTCGAGTATCGTTTTCTATTGACGGGAAACTGCCTCCAAATAAACTGGCATGCGTATTTATGGCAAGATTTAGCCTGGACCTCAGTGGAAGACAGATCTGCCTTTATTTCCCTCTGGTTTGGGATAAAAACGAGGGCATGTGTcacaagtgaaaaataaacagaaattcagGGGCCAAATATGTTATTCCATGTGTTACCTGCAAACACAGTGATGCCTTTTACTGTTGGCAATACTAACTGCGGGACAGGCCAATAACagctcattaaaaataatgttgcaATAGCAAACACATTCTTAGATTTTACAGCCAGAACACGATGTTATCAACCGCCAAAATACTTCTTTATTTGTGTTTGGATTCTAGAAAACGGTTCTTGACTGACCCGGTCTTTACAAAGTCGAGAAATAGCTGGTTCTCCACCGGCACAGTTGATTCTTTGTCCTGgcctccctttccctccctttgaggacccccccccccccgttgcCCTAGGCAGGGGAGTCCCAGGAGCCAAGGTGCATGCCCTGGGGGAGGAACGTGGCTGGACTGTGGCCCGGGACTGGCCGAGATGTGAGCCTAGAAGCCTGCCCAGGCAGAAAACCTCCAACTCGCTACTTTTGGGTGGGGGGGTCTCAGTATTTCTCAGGACGCAAGAGACAGCACGGAGGCTGCTCCCTGAGCATGAAGCATTCTAGGCTCTACTGCAAGCCTGTGTAGAGGCCAAGACAGCACTTGGTGAGACTGAACTGGCCTGGGGTcatctgccccctgccccccacccccagagagaaTGCTTCTGTAGGTGCTGCCTCGGGAAATTGCCAGGAGCTGCCAGAACCGCTCAGCAGAAGGGGTTATGTGGGGGCGAGTGAGGGTACCTCCAGCTCAACTCCTTCAAGACTTCTGTCCTGGGAAGCCAGAGCTGCTGGTATGCCCTAACCTAGGACACTGAGCCAACACCCCTGACTATCCCTTCGGATGGTGGAATCCAGCCTTCTCTCTGATCCTAACTTCAGATCCTTCCCCCCATGGGAACCCCCAATTAAGTCAGTGCAATGGCATCAGCCTCCTGGCTTAATAGTTTCTGCACcatacaaacagacacacacaaaaacaacatACAGGATACACTCACACTCATAGGTGATTTAAAacactcaccccaccccaccccactttgGTTAGAGCTCCTGACAGACCCCATATGCAGGGGTTCCCAGGAAGCAACCTGTATATGTGTTGAGCATCACATCTGCATTATGATCCCACAGCATCACAACAGCAGACTCAGTCAGGCACATGTTGTTCTGGGTGCCTGGGCAGCTGGTTTTCTCTGATGGCCCCAGGCTAAGGCAAGCTGGGGAAGAGCCTTGGGGAGAAGATTGGGTAGGGAGCGAGGTGGCGCTGAAACCTCTG
This window contains:
- the HMX3 gene encoding homeobox protein HMX3; the protein is MPEPGPDAPGTASAQPPPPPPPPPAPKESPFSIKNLLNGDHHRPPPKPQPPPRTLFAPASAAAAAAAAAAAAAKGALEGAAGFALSQVGDLAFPRFEIPAQRFALPAHYLERSPAWWYPYTLTPAGGHLPRPEASEKALLRDSSPASGTDRDSPEPLLKADPDHKELDSKSPDEIILEESDSEEGKKEGEAAPGATGASVGAAAAAATPGTEDWKKGAESPEKKPACRKKKTRTVFSRSQVFQLESTFDMKRYLSSSERAGLAASLHLTETQVKIWFQNRRNKWKRQLAAELEAANLSHAAAQRIVRVPILYHENSAAEGAAAAAAGAPVPVSQPLLTFPHPVYYSHPVVSSVPLLRPV